A genome region from Salvia splendens isolate huo1 chromosome 19, SspV2, whole genome shotgun sequence includes the following:
- the LOC121778627 gene encoding vacuolar iron transporter homolog 2-like, which produces MASNTIQNPNIEQGEDLEQEFDYSKRSQWLRAAVLGANDGLISTASLMMGVGAVKHAIKAMVLAGFAGLVAGACSMAIGEFVSVYSQLDIELAQLRRDEKRAGVVTSEEEKREGGNLPNPIQAAAASSLAFSVGAMVPLLAASFIEEYRVRMGVVVAAVSAALVGFGWVGAALGRAPVGKATARVLVGGWLAMALTFGLTKLIGSKGL; this is translated from the coding sequence ATGGCTTCCAACAcaatacaaaaccctaacatcgAGCAAGGAGAAGACCTCGAGCAAGAATTCGACTACTCGAAACGCTCCCAATGGCTCCGTGCAGCTGTCCTTGGCGCCAACGACGGCCTCATCTCCACGGCCTCCCTCATGATGGGCGTGGGCGCCGTCAAGCACGCCATCAAGGCCATGGTCCTCGCCGGCTTCGCGGGCCTCGTCGCCGGTGCCTGCTCCATGGCCATCGGCGAGTTCGTCTCCGTCTACTCCCAGCTCGACATCGAGCTCGCCCAGCTCCGGAGGGACGAGAAGCGGGCCGGCGTCGTCACCTCTGAggaggagaagagagagggTGGGAATTTGCCGAATCCGATTcaggcggcggcggcgtcgTCGCTGGCGTTCTCGGTGGGGGCGATGGTGCCGCTGCTGGCGGCGTCGTTTATAGAGGAGTATAGGGTGAGGATGggggtggtggtggcggcggtgaGTGCGGCGCTGGTGGGGTTTGGGTGGGTGGGGGCGGCGCTGGGGAGGGCGCCGGTAGGGAAGGCGACGGCGAGGGTTTTGGTGGGAGGGTGGCTGGCGATGGCGTTGACGTTTGGTTTGACAAAGTTGATTGGATCGAAAGGATTGTGA